The Lagopus muta isolate bLagMut1 chromosome 8, bLagMut1 primary, whole genome shotgun sequence genome contains a region encoding:
- the DNAJC10 gene encoding dnaJ homolog subfamily C member 10 — MEFLLSKGDYPTSFRRSLLVVLVCVMVLVCTDQDYYSLLGVSKEASSREIRQAFKKLALKLHPDKNQNDPNAHDNFLKINRAYEVLKDEDLRKKYDKYGEKGLEDQQQGGRYESWHYYRYDFGIYDDDPEIITLDRGEFDAAVNSGELWFVNFYSPRCSHCHDLAPTWREFAKEMDGVIRIGAVNCGDNRMLCRIKGINSYPSLYVFKTGMQPVKYYGDRSKESLKNFAMQYVTTTVTELWAGNFVNAIETSFASGLGWLITFCAERGDCLSYQTRLKLAGMLEGLANVGWMDCGTQGELCDNLDISSSTTAYFPPGATINNKEKGGVLFLNSLDAREIYQEVMKHLPDFEIISATSLEDHLAHHRWLLFFQFGENDKSSVQEFKKLKFLLKDEHIQVGKFDCLSSPTICNKLYVYQPCLAVFKGKGIEDYEIHHGKKILYDIVAFAKESVNSHVITLGPQNFPGKEKEPWLVDFFAPWCPPCRALLPELRKASKHLYGQLKFGTLDCTVHEGLCNMHNIRAYPTTVVFNQSDVHEYEGHHSAEQILEFIEDLRNPSVISLTPETFVELVERRKREEIWMVDFYAPWCGPCQALMPEWKKMARMLNGLISVGSVDCQKFYSFCHQENVRGYPEIRLFPQKSSTAHQYYSYNGWHRDSYSLRGWALGYLPQVSINLTPQSFTEKVLNGKDHWVIDFYAPWCGPCQNFAPEFEILARAIKGKVKAGKVDCQAYGQTCQSADIRAYPTVKFYPYQGTKKSILGEYIDSRDAKGIADILTEKLEAIQNKGKRKKSRNKDEL, encoded by the exons ATGGAGTTCTTGTTGTCCAAAGGAGATTACCCTACATCTTTCAGAAGGTCTTTACTAGTGGTTTTAGTATGTGTAATGGTTCTTGTGTGCACTGACCAGGACTACTATAGTTTACTCGGAGTATCCAAAGAAGCAAGTAGCAGAGAAATAAGACAGGCATTCAAAAAGCTGGCACTGAAGTTACACCCTGACAAAAATCAG AATGATCCAAATGCCCACGacaattttctgaaaataaatagagcCTATGAAGTACTTAAAGATGAAGATCTACGGAAGAAGTATGATAAATATGGAGAGAAAGGTCTTGAAGATCAGCAGCAAGGAGGCCGCTATGAAAGCTGGCACTATTACCGCTATGACTTCG GTATTTATGATGATGATCCTGAAATTATAACATTGGATCGAGGAGAGTTTG ATGCTGCTGTTAACTCTGGAGAGCTGTGGTTTGTCAACTTCTATTCTCCTCGGTGTTCCCACTGCCATGACTTGGCACCTACG tggaGGGAGTTTGCTAAAGAGATGGATGGAGTAATACGCATTGGAGCTGTCAACTGTGGAGATAACAGAATGCTGTGTCGAATTAAAGGGATTAACAGTTATCCCAGTCTGTATGTTTTCAAAACTGGAATG CAACCTGTGAAATACTACGGAGACAGGTCAAAAGAGAGCTTAAAGAACTTTGCCATGCAGTACGTTACAACCACAGTCACTGAGCTGTGGGCAG GAAATTTTGTAAATGCCATTGAGACCTCATTTGCTTCTGGCCTCGGTTGGTTGATCACCTTCTGTGCTGAACGTGGGG attgCTTGAGTTACCAAACACGTCTTAAGCTTGCTGGCATGTTG gaaGGTCTTGCTAATGTAGGCTGGATGGACTGTGGCACTCAGGGTGAGCTTTGTGATAATTTAGATATCTCATCTAGTACTACAGCATACTTTCCACCTGGAGCCACCATaaataacaaagagaaaggaggTGTTTTG TTTCTTAACTCCTTGGATGCCAGAGAAATATATCAGGAAGTCATGAAGCATCTGCCTGACTTTGAAATCATCTCTGCAACATCATTAGAG GACCATCTAGCTCACCACAGatggctgcttttcttccagtttgggGAAAATGACAAATCAAGCGTACAGGAatttaagaaactgaaatttttaCTTAAAGACGAACACATTCAG GTTGGCAAGTTTGACTGTCTTTCCTCTCCAACCATCTGCAACAAACTATATGTGTATCAGCCATGTCTAGCAGTGttcaaaggaaaaggaattgaAGATTACGAAATTCATCATG GAAAGAAGATCTTGTATGACATTGTTGCATTTGCCAAAGAAAGCGTCAACTCTCATGTTATCACACTGGGACCCCAGAATTTTCCTGGTAAAGAAAAGGAACCATGGCTTGTGGATTTCTTTGCACCG tggtGTCCTCCCTGTCGAGCTTTGTTACCGGAGCTGAGAAAAGCATCAAAACATCTTTATGGTCAGCTTAAATTTGGAACACTAGACTGTACAGTCCATGAGGGGCTTTGTAACATG CACAACATTCGAGCTTATCCAACAACTGTTGTGTTCAATCAGTCTGACGTTCATGAATATGAAGGCCATCACTCTGCTGAGCAGATCTTGGAGTTTATAGAG GATCTTAGGAATCCATCCGTGATCTCCCTAACACCAGAGACATTTGTTGAATTAGTTGAGAGAAGAAAACGAGAGGAAATCTGGATGGTTGATTTCTATGCTCCATGGTGTGGACCTTGTCAGGCTTTAATgccagaatggaaaaaaatggccaGG aTGTTAAATGGATTAATCAGTGTTGGCAGCGTGGACTGTCAAAAATTTTACTCCTTCTGTCACCAAGAAAATGTTCGGGGATATCCTGAAATAAGACTCTTTCCTCAGAAATCAAGCACAGCCCATCAGTATTA TAGCTACAATGGGTGGCACAGAGATTCATATTCACTGAGAGGCTGGGCATTAGG atATTTGCCACAAGTGTCCATAAACCTGACTCCTCAGAGTTTTACAGAAAAAGTTCTGAATGGAAAAGATCACTGGGTCATTGATTTTTATGCCCCCTGGTGTGGACCTTGCCAAAATTTTGCTCCTGAATTTGAGATCCTCGCGAGG GCCattaaaggaaaagtaaaagctGGAAAAGTAGACTGTCAGGCATACGGTCAGACCTGCCAAAGCGCTGATATCAGAGCCTACCCTACTGTTAAGTTTTACCCCTACCAAGGAACAAAG aaaagtattCTTGGGGAATATATAGACAGCAGAGACGCAAAAGGCATTGCTGACATCTTGACTGAAAAATTAGAAGCAattcaaaataaaggaaaaagaaaaaaatctaggaATAAG GATGAGCTCTAA